In one window of Gopherus evgoodei ecotype Sinaloan lineage chromosome 9, rGopEvg1_v1.p, whole genome shotgun sequence DNA:
- the ZC3H12B gene encoding probable ribonuclease ZC3H12B has protein sequence MTAWSMVEKLKMEKRHSKEERNVEQDAGDCSAESEEWTSSESEPEQPCFKNSCSNTQWREKEISTKPHRQLCRSPCLDRPSFSQSSILQDLKLEECKINLDKEYQAKMDFALKLGYAGDQIQAVLNKLGADALINDILAELVRLGSKGESEGQGSVGSSSGTLVSRGPCPKEIASPELSLEDEVVDNTDNLRPIVIDGSNVAMSHGNKEEFSCRGIQLAVEWFLEKGHKDITVFVPAWRKEQSRPDAPITDQEILRKLEKEKILVFTPSRRVQGRRVVCYDDRFIVKLAFDSDGIIVSNDNYRDLQNEKPEWKKFIEERLLMYSFVNDKFMPPDDPLGRHGPSLENFLRKRPVIPEHKKQPCPYGKKCTYGHKCKYYHPERANQPQRSVADELRISAKLSAVKTMSEGALAKCGTGSSISKGEINSEVKRIAPKRQSDPSIRSVAVEPEERLSVARKSEANSVPSLVSALSVPIIPPSKSHAVGALNTRSASSPVPGSSQFTHQKSSLEHMASVQYPPILVTNSHGTSVSYTDQYPKYESLGDHGYYSMLSDFSNLSISSMRNTDYYGADADQGMYSRNSSPCPDTRLSHTSNDSYSSYNDLYLGVADARAEDNVKVHRLSSQNRLQPFSHGYHEALTRVQSYGTEEPKQLPRKQSVSHLALHVQHPVVGARSSCPGDYPVPQNVHPSATAQPSRALVMTRMDSISDSRLYESNPMRQRRPPLCREQHASWDPLPCAADTYAYHSYPLSNSLMQPCYEPVMVRSMPEKMEQLWRNPWIGVCGEPQEQHIIPEHQYQTYKNLCNIFPAGIVLSVMEKNPHMTDAQQLAAIIVAKLRTGR, from the exons ATGACGGCCTGGTCTATGGTGGAGAAGTTGAAAATGGAGAAGAGGCATTCCAAAGAAGAGAGGAATGTGGAGCAGGATGCTGGGGACTGCAGTGCTGAATCTGAGGAATGGACAAGCTCAGAAAGTGAGCCTGAACAACCATGCTTCAAGAACAGCTGTAGCAATACTcagtggagggaaaaggaaatttCTACTAAACCACATAGGCAACTCTGTCGCTCTCCTTGCCTGGATCGTCCAAGTTTCTCACAGAGCAGTATCCTTCAGGACTTGAAACTGGAAGAGTGTAAAATAAACTTGGACAAGGAATACCAGGCTAAAATGGATTTTGCTTTAAAGCTTGGGTATGCTGGAGATCAGATCCAGGCAGTGCTGAACAAGTTGGGAGCAGATGCTCTAATCAATGATATTTTGGCAGAACTCGTGAGACTTGGCAGCAAAGGTGAATCAGAGGGACAAGGCAGTGTCGGCAGTAGTAGTGGTACTCTGGTGTCCAGGGGTCCTTGCCCAAAGGAAATAGCCAGCCCTGAACTATCACTTGAAGATGAAGTAGTGGATAACACTGACAACTTAAGACCAATTGTCATAGATGGAAGTAACGTGGCTATGAG CCATGGGAATAAAGAAGAATTTTCCTGTCGGGGAATTCAGCTAGCTGTTGAGTGGTTTCTGGAGAAAGGACACAAAGATATCACTGTATTTGTACCTGCGTGGAGAAAAGAGCAGTCTCGACCCGATGCACCAATTACAG ATCAAGAAATTTTACGTAAATTGGAGAAAGAAAAAATTCTTGTCTTCACCCCATCTCGGCGAGTTCAGGGAAGAAGAGTGGTCTGCTATGATGACCGGTTCATAGTAAAACTGGCTTTTGACTCAGATGGCATCATTGTGTCAAATGACAATTATCGGGATCTTCAGAATGAAAAGCCAGAGTGGAAGAAATTCATAGAGGAACGCCTGCTAATGTATTCTTTTGTGAATGACAA ATTTATGCCTCCTGATGATCCTTTAGGACGCCATGGTCCAAGCCTTGAAAATTTCCTAAGAAAAAGGCCTGTTATTCCTGAACATAAAAAACAACCATGCCCTTATG GCAAAAAATGCACCTATGGACACAAATGTAAATATTACCACCCAGAACGTGCAAATCAGCCTCAGAGGTCAGTAGCAGATGAGCTTCGAATAAGTGCCAAATTGTCTGCTGTGAAAACTATGAGTGAGGGAGCTTTGGCCAAATGTGGCACAGGATCATCCATTTCCAAAGGAGAAATCAATTCCGAAGTGAAACGTATTGCCCCAAAACGCCAGTCAGACCCAAGCATTAGATCAGTTGCTGTGGAACCTGAGGAAAGACTGTCAGTAGCGCGGAAGTCAGAAGCCAACTCTGTCCCGTCTCTTGTTTCTGCATTAAGTGTACCAATAATCCCTCCTTCAAAAAGCCATGCTGTTGGTGCATTAAATACTCGTTCTGCAAGCAGCCCTGTACCAGGTTCATCGCAATTTACTCATCAAAAATCCTCACTAGAACACATGGCCAGTGTGCAGTATCCTCCCATACTGGTCACCAATAGCCATGGCACTTCTGTTAGCTATACAGACCAGTATCCCAAATACGAATCTTTAGGGGACCATGGCTACTATTCCATGCTCAGTGATTTCTCCAATTTGAGTATAAGCAGTATGCGTAACACAGATTATTATGGGGCTGATGCAGACCAAGGGATGTACTCTAGAAATTCAAGCCCCTGTCCTGACACTCGCTTAAGCCATACAAGTAATGATTCTTATTCCTCTTATAATGATTTGTATCTGGGTGTAGCAGATGCCAGAGCAGAAGACAATGTGAAGGTCCACAGACTTTCATCTCAAAATCGTCTTCAGCCTTTTTCCCATGGTTACCATGAAGCCTTAACTAGAGTTCAGAGTTATGGAACTGAAGAGCCTAAACAACTCCCTCGCAAACAGTCTGTTTCCCATTTAGCACTGCATGTCCAGCATCCAGTTGTTGGAGCACGATCCAGTTGCCCAGGAGACTACCCAGTGCCTCAGAATGTTCATCCATCAGCCACTGCACAGCCAAGCCGTGCCTTGGTCATGACAAGAATGGACAGTATTTCTGACTCACGGCTTTATGAAAGTAACCCTATGCGGCAGAGAAGGCCACCCCTCTGTCGAGAGCAGCATGCTAGTTGGGATCCATTACCATGTGCTGCTGATACTTACGCTTACCACTCCTATCCACTGAGCAACAGTCTCATGCAACCATGTTATGAACCTGTAATGGTAAGAAGCATGCCTGAAAAGATGGAGCAACTGTGGAGGAATCCATGGATTGGGGTATGTGGAGAGCCACAGGAACAACATATTATTCCAGAACATCAGTATCAGACATACAAGAATCTCTGCAATATTTTCCCTGCTGGTATTGTCCTCTCAGTAATGGAGAAAAATCCCCATATGACAGACGCACAACAGCTGGCAGCTATAATTGTTGCCAAATTGAGAACAGGGCGTTAA